The proteins below are encoded in one region of Alistipes communis:
- a CDS encoding DUF6377 domain-containing protein, with protein sequence MKPLPLLLAVLLFGIGTSCTDRTDRHQKALEELDRIIERRDTYGRTKNLRIAARRDELAAAKDPRKRIALAEEIYKEYYNYDIDSAYHYARRMLALAQSYGDGTRINCARVYLAKTVLNGGMYGEAFRILHQVDTTRLAPENKSEYYNVYRSYLSKQLSGADPALKARYRDSLQFYNVLRIRNLPEGSVPRKELEAMMYCKAGEARKALDLLLPEYEAGIEDTHLRAMVAYRLALIYEQLGDADRRKEYLIRATADDLRTPVREGMALYTLAGLLLEEGDVERANRYINCSMEDALYCNYRSRMQQSSEMVQQIAGAYIDSLDAKRRAMGYVTIVVSLLVVVLLGSFFTILVYYRKIRQISAARLEMNRQLRELNEHIRSINGELRDANNIKDEYVGHYLSLCSRYIVRINDYRKLLLKVYKDGDCDALIRELRTKNPADAEYKEFLAIFDETFLHLFPDFVAHVNRLMTDAERFSPRQPRTLNTELRILALIRLGVTHSAKIAAILNCSVATIHTYRAQLRNAAIGDRNAFDDAIRRIDIAGAEPSQTA encoded by the coding sequence ATGAAACCGCTCCCTCTCCTTCTCGCCGTCCTGCTCTTCGGCATCGGTACGAGTTGTACCGACCGTACCGATCGCCATCAGAAGGCGCTCGAAGAGCTCGACCGTATCATCGAACGACGCGACACATACGGCCGCACGAAGAATCTCCGCATCGCAGCGCGGCGCGACGAACTCGCCGCAGCGAAAGACCCGCGCAAACGGATCGCCCTGGCGGAGGAGATCTACAAGGAGTACTACAACTACGACATCGACTCGGCCTACCACTACGCCCGCAGAATGCTCGCCCTGGCCCAAAGCTACGGCGACGGCACGCGGATCAACTGTGCACGGGTCTATCTGGCCAAAACCGTTCTCAACGGCGGCATGTACGGCGAAGCCTTCCGCATCCTGCATCAGGTCGACACGACCCGTCTGGCGCCGGAAAACAAGAGCGAATACTACAACGTCTACCGCTCCTACCTCTCCAAACAGCTCTCCGGCGCCGATCCCGCGCTCAAAGCCCGTTACCGCGATTCGCTGCAATTCTACAACGTGCTGCGCATCCGCAATCTGCCGGAAGGCTCCGTCCCGCGCAAGGAGCTCGAAGCCATGATGTACTGCAAGGCGGGGGAAGCCCGCAAGGCGCTGGATCTGCTCCTGCCCGAATACGAAGCCGGCATCGAAGACACGCACCTGCGGGCGATGGTCGCCTACCGGCTGGCGCTCATCTACGAACAGCTGGGCGACGCCGACCGCCGCAAGGAGTACCTGATCCGTGCGACGGCCGACGACCTGCGCACCCCCGTGCGCGAGGGCATGGCACTCTACACGCTGGCAGGGCTGCTGCTCGAAGAGGGCGACGTGGAGCGCGCCAACCGCTATATCAACTGCTCGATGGAGGATGCCCTCTACTGCAACTACCGTTCGCGGATGCAGCAGTCGTCCGAGATGGTGCAGCAGATCGCAGGCGCCTACATCGACTCGCTCGACGCCAAACGCCGCGCGATGGGCTATGTCACGATCGTCGTCAGCCTGCTGGTCGTCGTGCTGCTGGGAAGTTTCTTCACGATCCTGGTCTACTACCGCAAAATCCGGCAGATCAGCGCCGCACGGCTCGAAATGAACCGCCAGCTCCGGGAGCTGAACGAACATATCCGCAGCATCAACGGCGAATTGCGCGACGCCAACAACATCAAGGACGAATACGTCGGCCACTACCTCTCCCTCTGCTCCCGCTACATCGTCCGCATCAACGACTACCGCAAACTGTTGTTGAAGGTCTACAAGGACGGCGACTGCGACGCCCTGATACGGGAGTTGCGCACCAAGAACCCCGCCGACGCCGAATACAAGGAGTTTCTGGCGATCTTCGACGAGACCTTCCTGCACCTCTTCCCCGATTTCGTGGCGCACGTCAACCGGCTGATGACCGACGCGGAGCGCTTCTCGCCGCGTCAGCCCCGGACGCTGAATACCGAGCTGCGCATCCTGGCGCTGATCCGGCTGGGAGTGACCCACAGCGCCAAGATCGCCGCGATCCTCAACTGTTCGGTCGCCACGATCCACACCTACCGCGCGCAGCTGCGCAACGCCGCGATCGGCGACCGCAACGCCTTCGACGACGCGATCCGCCGCATCGACATCGCCGGTGCGGAACCGTCGCAGACGGCCTGA
- a CDS encoding DJ-1/PfpI family protein, which yields MAKKAAVLVVDPVNGAGLFHYLEAFFENGIPFRTFAVAETPQVTTNSGVALRLDDTVSRLAGREEEYDALVFACGDAMPKFAENADKPFNREMLRIMKRFAEQGKPMIGHCAAALLYDNLGIARGRRVALHPFLKTVVRECIPTDDKAVVDGNFYTAQTENTLSELMPRVLQALK from the coding sequence ATGGCAAAGAAAGCAGCTGTTCTGGTCGTCGATCCGGTCAACGGAGCGGGACTGTTCCACTATCTGGAAGCATTTTTCGAGAACGGGATTCCATTCCGCACGTTCGCGGTGGCCGAGACGCCGCAGGTGACGACCAACTCGGGCGTCGCCCTCCGCCTCGACGACACGGTGTCCCGTCTCGCGGGCCGCGAGGAGGAGTACGATGCGCTGGTCTTCGCCTGCGGCGACGCCATGCCCAAATTCGCCGAGAACGCCGACAAGCCCTTCAACCGGGAGATGCTCCGCATCATGAAACGCTTCGCCGAGCAGGGTAAACCGATGATCGGCCACTGCGCTGCGGCGCTTCTCTACGACAACCTGGGCATCGCCCGGGGACGACGCGTAGCACTGCATCCCTTCCTCAAAACGGTGGTGCGGGAGTGCATCCCCACCGACGACAAGGCGGTCGTCGACGGGAATTTCTACACCGCCCAGACCGAGAACACCCTCTCCGAGCTGATGCCCCGGGTGTTGCAGGCGCTCAAATAG
- a CDS encoding Gfo/Idh/MocA family protein codes for MKTLFRTALLLVCGFPLFACTPHPASDAPYRIEEGTIVFAEPARAEGQCDVLQLRCDPIPVVRVAFIGLGMRGSTAVERFTQLDGVEIVALCDKVPAHVERAQRTLSVHGLPAAQEFTGADDWRRVCELEGVDLIYNCTDWQMHVPIALYAMERGKHVAVEVPAALTVADCWALVDAAERTRRHCMMLENCCYDFFEMTTLNMAREGLFGEIVHVEGAYIHDLRELQFDRRHGYVDMWRLEHNALHTGNPYPTHGLGPLCQLLDIHRGDRMERLVSLSSDQFGMSAYATAKYGAESAEAERPYALGDMNTTLIRTARGKSILIQHDITSPRPYNRLHTISGTKGFAQKYPIRSLAFDPDAHHRLSDEQLDQMLRRYEHPITREIGEKAREVGGHGGMDFIMDYRLVYCLRHGLPLDQDVYDAAEWSSLAELTEASVRNGSMPVAMPDFTRGAWRKVEGFSHAMAE; via the coding sequence ATGAAAACGCTCTTTCGTACAGCACTTCTTCTCGTCTGCGGTTTTCCGCTCTTCGCCTGCACGCCGCACCCCGCCTCGGACGCGCCTTACCGGATCGAGGAGGGGACGATCGTCTTCGCGGAACCCGCACGTGCCGAGGGGCAGTGCGACGTGCTGCAACTGCGCTGCGATCCGATTCCCGTCGTGCGCGTGGCCTTCATCGGCCTGGGTATGCGCGGCAGCACGGCCGTCGAGCGTTTCACGCAGCTCGACGGCGTGGAGATCGTCGCCCTCTGCGACAAGGTGCCCGCCCACGTCGAGCGGGCGCAGCGGACGCTTTCGGTACACGGCCTGCCGGCGGCGCAGGAGTTCACGGGCGCCGACGACTGGCGCCGCGTCTGCGAGTTGGAGGGCGTCGATCTGATCTACAACTGCACCGACTGGCAGATGCACGTCCCCATTGCGCTCTACGCCATGGAGCGGGGCAAGCACGTGGCCGTCGAGGTGCCTGCGGCGCTGACCGTCGCCGACTGCTGGGCGCTGGTCGACGCGGCCGAACGGACGCGCCGCCACTGCATGATGCTCGAGAACTGCTGTTACGACTTCTTCGAGATGACGACGCTCAACATGGCGCGCGAGGGGCTGTTCGGCGAGATCGTCCATGTCGAGGGGGCCTATATCCACGACCTGCGCGAATTGCAATTCGACCGCCGGCACGGCTACGTCGACATGTGGCGGCTCGAACACAATGCGCTGCATACGGGCAATCCCTATCCTACGCACGGCCTGGGTCCGTTGTGCCAGCTGCTCGACATCCACCGCGGCGACCGCATGGAGCGGCTCGTCTCGCTCTCGTCCGACCAGTTCGGCATGAGCGCCTACGCCACGGCGAAGTACGGCGCGGAGTCGGCGGAGGCCGAGAGGCCCTATGCGTTGGGCGACATGAATACGACGCTGATCCGCACGGCCAGGGGCAAGAGCATCCTCATCCAGCACGACATCACCTCTCCGCGGCCCTACAACCGGCTCCATACGATCTCGGGAACGAAGGGCTTCGCACAGAAATACCCGATCCGCAGTCTGGCGTTCGATCCCGACGCCCACCACCGGCTCTCGGACGAGCAGCTCGACCAGATGCTGCGCCGCTACGAGCATCCCATTACGCGCGAAATCGGCGAGAAGGCGCGCGAGGTGGGCGGCCACGGCGGCATGGATTTCATCATGGACTACCGGCTGGTCTACTGCCTGCGCCACGGCCTGCCGCTCGATCAGGACGTCTACGACGCGGCCGAGTGGTCGTCGCTGGCGGAGCTGACCGAAGCGTCGGTGCGCAACGGCTCGATGCCTGTCGCGATGCCCGACTTCACGCGCGGCGCATGGCGCAAGGTCGAGGGCTTCTCGCACGCGATGGCCGAGTGA
- a CDS encoding phosphotransferase enzyme family protein has product MKRIAEQFRLDGAVQSVATLGEGFINDTYIVTTERARYVLQRKNRNVFTDIPAMMRNIEGVTSFLREKVRRAGGDPRREVMTVIPTHDGALYYEDAAGDYWAATLFIEDSVTCQSASTPELARCGGEGIGRFQRMLADYGEPLADILPGFHDIRFRFRQWDDALARDAAGRRASVAREIEWIECRRDEMLRFWQRVETGEIPRRVTHNDTKINNILFDRQGRVLCVIDLDTVLRSPCFNDFGDAIRTYANHGREDDEHLDDVWLDMAMFRGFAEGYLSEARAFLTPAETDALAFSVRYITYEQVLRFLMDYLDGDTYYKIKSPDHNLVRTRAQYALLRSAEERYDAMRAIVAELAARP; this is encoded by the coding sequence ATGAAACGAATAGCCGAACAATTCCGTCTCGACGGCGCCGTGCAGTCGGTCGCCACGCTGGGCGAAGGATTCATCAACGACACCTACATCGTCACGACCGAACGTGCGCGGTACGTCCTCCAACGCAAAAACCGCAACGTCTTCACCGACATCCCCGCCATGATGCGCAACATCGAGGGCGTAACCTCCTTTCTCAGGGAGAAGGTACGCCGCGCCGGCGGCGATCCGCGGCGCGAAGTGATGACCGTCATCCCCACGCACGACGGAGCGCTCTATTACGAGGATGCGGCGGGCGACTATTGGGCCGCGACGCTCTTCATCGAGGATTCGGTGACCTGCCAGTCCGCCTCGACCCCCGAACTGGCCCGCTGCGGCGGCGAAGGCATCGGCCGCTTCCAGCGGATGCTGGCCGACTACGGCGAACCGCTGGCCGACATTCTGCCCGGCTTCCACGACATCCGTTTCCGCTTCCGGCAATGGGACGATGCCCTCGCGCGCGACGCCGCGGGACGCCGTGCGTCGGTGGCACGCGAAATCGAATGGATCGAATGCCGCCGCGACGAGATGCTCCGCTTCTGGCAGCGGGTCGAAACGGGCGAGATCCCGCGCCGCGTGACGCACAACGACACGAAGATCAACAACATCCTCTTCGACCGCCAGGGGCGGGTGCTCTGCGTGATCGATCTGGACACGGTACTGCGCAGCCCCTGCTTCAACGACTTCGGCGACGCGATCCGCACCTACGCCAACCACGGCCGCGAAGACGACGAACACCTCGACGACGTATGGCTCGACATGGCCATGTTCCGCGGCTTCGCCGAGGGCTACCTCTCGGAGGCGCGCGCCTTCCTCACGCCGGCCGAAACCGACGCACTCGCCTTCTCGGTACGCTACATCACCTACGAACAGGTGCTGCGCTTCCTGATGGACTATCTCGACGGCGACACCTACTACAAGATCAAGTCGCCCGACCACAATCTCGTCCGTACGCGGGCGCAGTACGCACTGCTCCGCAGCGCCGAGGAGCGTTACGACGCGATGCGGGCGATCGTCGCCGAACTGGCCGCACGGCCCTGA
- a CDS encoding DUF5723 family protein, giving the protein MKKLLYTLAAVLVCTGAAAQNPTLYFMEGVPLRSQMNPALAPQRGYFNIPVLGGLAVTAGGNTSLDHLLFRRDGRLVTLLSPSVSSADALSDLHSKNLVNADIRVNLLGFGAYTANRKHFWSFDLNLRTSVSTQFPYELFHFFKTGESVQVRNLGLSSDAYAEAGFNYSFPIGEKFYVGARVKFLVGLARAKSYFTQFNVSLGENEWYAEAVGELEVNSNLLTIPTRQEAGQDGVYRNYYQLDDMEFDAKFKPAGYGAAFDIGATYEPIPNLLVSAAVNDIGFIAWNKASSMHGTVSRRLTFDGAQVDASGVADIDFDLGELKFEQVDEESATRMLHYTMNLGAEYRLWDRRVGFGALYQIHKYDYAALHNLTASVNFQPVRWFGLSGSYSFIDNRASALGLGLNLNPGWINFYVATDVLLTKKSAQWIPIKQGRMNFNLGIGVPMGKRGLRQRDCIRVNAACCPSQEPLTEQQELRIREQQLREQASATSEQIEEATERSEKAIRKAERRAAKAERKARKAAERAQQEGDTASVVRAAADLLAVRY; this is encoded by the coding sequence ATGAAAAAATTGCTCTATACGCTGGCCGCCGTTCTCGTTTGCACGGGCGCTGCGGCGCAGAATCCCACGTTGTATTTCATGGAGGGGGTACCCCTGCGTTCGCAGATGAACCCCGCGCTGGCTCCGCAACGGGGTTATTTCAATATTCCGGTACTGGGCGGTCTGGCCGTGACGGCGGGCGGCAACACGTCGCTCGACCACCTGCTCTTCCGCCGCGACGGCAGGCTGGTGACGCTGCTCAGTCCGTCGGTCTCGTCGGCCGACGCCCTTTCGGATCTCCATTCGAAAAATCTGGTCAACGCCGACATTCGGGTCAATCTGCTCGGTTTCGGCGCTTATACCGCCAACCGCAAGCACTTCTGGTCGTTCGACCTCAATCTGCGCACGAGCGTTTCGACGCAGTTCCCCTACGAGCTGTTCCACTTCTTCAAGACGGGCGAGAGCGTGCAGGTACGCAATCTGGGCCTCAGTTCGGATGCCTATGCGGAAGCCGGGTTCAACTACTCGTTTCCTATCGGCGAGAAGTTCTATGTCGGTGCGCGCGTGAAGTTCCTGGTCGGGCTGGCCCGTGCCAAGTCCTATTTCACGCAGTTCAACGTCTCGCTCGGCGAGAACGAGTGGTATGCCGAGGCCGTCGGCGAATTGGAGGTCAACAGCAACCTGCTGACCATCCCCACCCGTCAGGAGGCGGGACAGGACGGGGTCTACCGCAATTACTACCAGCTCGACGACATGGAGTTCGACGCGAAGTTCAAGCCCGCCGGCTACGGTGCGGCCTTCGACATCGGTGCGACCTACGAGCCGATCCCGAACCTGCTGGTTTCGGCGGCGGTCAACGACATCGGTTTCATCGCGTGGAACAAGGCCAGTTCGATGCACGGCACCGTAAGCCGGAGGCTGACCTTTGACGGTGCGCAGGTCGATGCGTCGGGGGTTGCCGACATCGATTTCGATCTGGGCGAGTTGAAGTTCGAGCAGGTCGACGAAGAGAGCGCGACGCGGATGCTCCATTACACGATGAATCTCGGCGCCGAATACCGGCTGTGGGACCGGCGCGTCGGTTTCGGAGCGTTGTACCAGATTCACAAGTACGACTATGCGGCGCTGCACAACCTGACCGCTTCGGTCAACTTCCAGCCCGTGCGCTGGTTCGGGCTTTCGGGCAGCTATTCGTTCATCGACAATCGGGCCAGCGCATTGGGGTTGGGACTGAACCTCAATCCGGGCTGGATCAATTTCTATGTCGCTACCGACGTGTTGCTGACCAAGAAGAGCGCGCAGTGGATTCCTATCAAGCAGGGGCGGATGAACTTCAATCTGGGCATCGGTGTCCCGATGGGGAAACGAGGGCTGCGCCAGCGCGATTGCATTCGGGTGAATGCGGCGTGCTGTCCGTCGCAGGAGCCGCTCACGGAGCAGCAGGAGCTTCGTATCAGGGAGCAGCAGCTCCGCGAGCAGGCGTCGGCGACCTCCGAGCAGATCGAAGAGGCTACCGAGCGCAGCGAGAAGGCGATCCGCAAAGCCGAACGCAGGGCGGCGAAGGCCGAACGGAAGGCGCGTAAAGCGGCCGAACGGGCGCAGCAGGAGGGCGATACGGCTTCGGTCGTCCGTGCCGCGGCCGATCTGCTGGCCGTGCGCTACTGA
- a CDS encoding helix-turn-helix transcriptional regulator translates to MKTMQREFEALLDMQRFDAGELDYAVLNRHVARLTQLSQVVNSGITVFDMYRRRHVFSSYNFPDLFRYDMDRIASEDSDYFSARIHPDDLPDVHRNGIDCLRFMLGHKELIDNGKFLTEYRIEIGGRYVRVVEQFQVLECDRRGNIWLTLSVLDMSPNQGSFDGVRSQLFDFRGGRALPFAGGGASSDPLSEREREILRLIGRGRLSKEIAVELSISVHTVNTHRQRILEKLRADNSMEAVRYAAERGLLD, encoded by the coding sequence ATGAAGACAATGCAACGGGAGTTCGAGGCTCTGCTGGATATGCAGCGGTTCGATGCCGGCGAGCTGGACTATGCGGTGCTCAATCGCCATGTGGCGCGGTTGACGCAGCTTTCGCAGGTGGTCAATAGCGGGATCACGGTTTTCGACATGTATCGACGGCGGCATGTTTTCAGTTCGTACAATTTCCCTGACCTGTTCCGTTACGACATGGATCGGATCGCTTCGGAGGATTCCGACTATTTTTCCGCGCGGATCCATCCCGACGACCTGCCGGACGTCCACCGCAACGGTATCGATTGCCTGCGGTTCATGCTCGGGCATAAGGAGCTGATCGATAACGGAAAATTCCTCACTGAGTACCGGATTGAAATCGGCGGCCGGTATGTGCGGGTCGTAGAGCAGTTCCAGGTTTTGGAATGCGATCGGAGAGGGAATATCTGGCTGACGCTGAGCGTGCTGGATATGTCGCCCAATCAAGGCTCTTTTGACGGGGTACGCAGCCAGCTGTTCGATTTCCGGGGTGGTCGGGCACTGCCTTTCGCAGGAGGCGGGGCATCGTCCGATCCATTATCGGAGCGCGAGCGCGAAATTCTGCGGCTCATAGGTAGGGGCCGGTTGAGCAAAGAGATCGCTGTCGAACTCTCGATCAGCGTACATACGGTCAACACGCATCGGCAACGCATTTTGGAGAAACTCCGTGCCGACAACTCGATGGAGGCCGTGCGTTACGCCGCCGAACGGGGACTGCTCGACTGA
- a CDS encoding porin family protein — translation MKKIVSTFLLLFAVCGASAQLHVDLRVGASASMLSEQHLKLGLRGGVNIGYLFDEHFGLRTGLCYVMKGATTSSDVFDYASDRATRLSYIDLPVEATVGFRLSPTSRFDLHAGPYLSRLLRAKVPRTAPYTIRNWDTGICIGFDFIVGHFVIGPEVQYGLLRVTSSGNEHNIGYSFTVGYRF, via the coding sequence ATGAAAAAAATCGTGTCGACTTTCCTGCTGCTTTTCGCCGTATGCGGCGCATCGGCCCAACTGCATGTCGACCTTCGTGTCGGTGCGTCTGCCTCGATGCTGAGCGAGCAACACCTAAAACTGGGATTACGCGGCGGAGTGAATATCGGGTATCTTTTCGACGAACATTTCGGACTCCGAACCGGTCTCTGCTACGTCATGAAAGGCGCTACGACGTCGAGCGACGTTTTCGACTATGCAAGCGACCGTGCCACGCGACTCTCCTACATCGATCTGCCGGTCGAGGCGACGGTCGGATTCCGACTTTCGCCGACATCGCGCTTCGATCTCCACGCCGGTCCCTACCTCTCCCGACTGTTGCGTGCCAAGGTTCCACGAACGGCTCCGTACACGATCCGCAACTGGGACACGGGCATCTGTATCGGGTTCGATTTCATCGTCGGACACTTCGTCATCGGCCCCGAAGTGCAATACGGCTTGCTGCGAGTTACCTCCTCCGGCAATGAACACAATATCGGCTATTCGTTCACCGTCGGCTATCGTTTCTGA
- a CDS encoding AsmA family protein: MKKFLKIVAIVAVVLIAVALVVPLALKSKVGDIVKKEAGELLTAEVDFRSLDLSLLRHFPHASVELEGLTVVCAAPFEGDTLASVGRISVVVDLMSLFGDSGYEVTKLLVDKAHLHARKLADGSVNWDVMKPSDEPAEEKEPAEADEPSAFRLRMRDVRLSEAVVRYEDDSTGMRAGVDPLDLRLSGDLSGERSDLDLRLEAHRLSYAAGGVALLRDADLTADVTLDADLKNKRFTFSDNRLSLNAIALSLDGWVALADDRTEMDVRVNSSKVEFRDVLSLVPAFYTRDFENLTASGQLTLDAWAKGVLAGDRLPAFETTLAVRDGSFKYASLPKAVTGITIDARAANPGGTADATTVDVPTFALTMAGNALRGSFSAATPMSDLRFKAAAAGKVDLGAVKEVYPLGDSIALAGVVTADMQASGRMSDIERERYEAIAASGRLTVEGVTAALAGLPEVKVRRAAMSVSPAALTLSELGVTVGCSDIEASGTLSNYIGYLLRGQTLRGRLDVRSSLLDLNELLGDASEASADTGAAAAPADTAAMRAVVVPQNLDLALGASLKKILFQKMVLDDFTGSLTVAKGTVSMNRLAMNAFGGRMSASGSYSTAADAQRPALKLKAEIADASFSTTFDQLDVVRRMVPLFEKTGGDYSMSLDLATRLTQTMDPDYATLQADGAIRSKNIRVQNIAVFDQLAAALKNDALRRIEAKDVDIRFTIRDGRIATQPFDLSVGGISLNLSGSTGLDQTIDYTARVMLPEGSAGGILTAVDVGIGGSFSSPKITLDVKNAVKDAVSNAIGEKLGLSVGSSEGKSADEIRADAKAKGDKLVEEARAQRDKLVGKASGKLARIAAQASGDALVSAAEKQAQKLMEQAEQQIAAQQQ, encoded by the coding sequence ATGAAAAAGTTTCTGAAAATCGTTGCGATCGTGGCGGTCGTGCTCATCGCCGTCGCGCTCGTCGTGCCGCTCGCACTCAAATCGAAGGTGGGCGACATCGTGAAGAAAGAGGCGGGTGAACTGCTCACCGCCGAAGTCGATTTCCGTTCGCTCGACCTGAGTCTGCTGCGCCATTTCCCGCACGCTTCGGTCGAGTTGGAGGGGTTGACGGTCGTCTGCGCCGCGCCGTTCGAAGGGGATACGCTGGCTTCGGTCGGGCGCATCTCGGTGGTCGTCGACCTGATGTCGCTCTTCGGCGATTCGGGCTACGAGGTGACCAAACTGCTCGTCGACAAGGCGCATCTGCATGCGCGCAAACTCGCCGACGGCAGCGTGAACTGGGACGTGATGAAACCTTCGGACGAACCGGCGGAGGAGAAGGAGCCGGCCGAGGCGGACGAGCCGTCGGCCTTCCGTCTGCGGATGCGCGACGTGCGTCTGTCGGAGGCCGTCGTCCGCTATGAGGACGACTCGACGGGAATGCGCGCCGGTGTCGATCCGCTCGACCTGCGCCTGAGCGGCGACCTGTCGGGCGAGCGCAGCGACCTCGACCTGCGGTTGGAGGCGCATCGCCTCTCGTATGCGGCCGGCGGGGTGGCGCTGCTGCGCGACGCCGATCTGACGGCCGACGTCACGCTCGACGCCGATCTGAAAAACAAGCGTTTCACTTTCTCCGACAACAGATTGAGCCTCAATGCGATCGCTCTGAGCCTCGACGGCTGGGTGGCGCTGGCGGACGACCGCACCGAGATGGACGTGCGCGTCAACAGTTCGAAAGTCGAGTTCCGCGACGTCCTGTCGCTGGTTCCGGCCTTCTACACGCGCGATTTCGAGAACCTGACCGCTTCGGGGCAGCTGACGCTCGACGCATGGGCCAAAGGCGTGCTGGCGGGCGACCGGCTGCCGGCCTTCGAAACGACGCTGGCCGTGCGCGACGGCAGCTTCAAATACGCCTCGCTGCCCAAGGCCGTGACGGGCATTACGATCGATGCCAGGGCGGCCAATCCGGGCGGGACGGCCGACGCTACGACCGTCGACGTGCCGACCTTCGCGCTGACGATGGCGGGCAACGCGCTGCGCGGCTCGTTCTCGGCCGCAACGCCGATGAGCGACCTGCGCTTCAAGGCGGCCGCCGCCGGCAAGGTCGATCTGGGGGCTGTGAAGGAGGTCTATCCGCTGGGCGATTCGATCGCGCTGGCGGGCGTCGTGACGGCCGACATGCAGGCGTCGGGGCGGATGTCCGACATCGAGCGGGAGCGTTACGAGGCGATCGCGGCTTCGGGGCGGCTCACCGTCGAAGGGGTTACGGCGGCACTCGCGGGATTGCCCGAAGTGAAGGTGCGCCGCGCCGCGATGAGCGTCAGCCCTGCGGCGCTGACCCTTTCGGAGCTGGGTGTCACGGTGGGGTGCAGCGACATCGAAGCGTCGGGCACGCTGTCGAACTATATCGGCTATCTCCTGCGCGGCCAAACGCTGCGCGGGCGGCTCGACGTCCGTTCGTCGCTGCTCGATCTCAACGAACTGCTGGGCGACGCTTCGGAGGCTTCGGCCGATACCGGTGCGGCCGCCGCTCCGGCCGATACGGCGGCGATGCGTGCCGTCGTCGTGCCGCAGAACCTCGATCTGGCACTCGGTGCGTCGCTGAAAAAGATACTGTTTCAGAAAATGGTGCTCGACGATTTCACCGGTTCGCTGACCGTGGCGAAGGGGACTGTATCGATGAACCGGCTGGCGATGAATGCCTTCGGCGGCCGGATGTCGGCTTCGGGCAGCTACTCGACGGCAGCCGACGCGCAGCGGCCGGCGTTGAAGTTGAAGGCCGAGATCGCCGATGCGTCGTTCTCGACGACCTTCGACCAGCTGGACGTCGTGCGCCGCATGGTGCCCCTGTTCGAGAAGACGGGCGGGGACTACTCGATGTCGCTCGATCTGGCGACCCGCCTGACGCAGACGATGGATCCCGACTATGCGACCTTGCAGGCCGACGGGGCGATCCGTTCGAAGAACATCCGCGTGCAGAATATCGCCGTCTTCGACCAGTTGGCCGCAGCGCTCAAAAACGACGCCCTGCGCCGCATCGAGGCGAAGGATGTCGACATCCGTTTCACGATCCGCGACGGACGCATCGCCACGCAGCCCTTCGATCTGAGCGTGGGCGGTATTTCGCTCAACCTGTCGGGTTCGACGGGGCTGGATCAGACGATCGACTACACGGCCCGGGTGATGCTGCCCGAAGGATCGGCGGGCGGTATTCTTACGGCGGTCGACGTCGGCATCGGCGGCAGTTTCTCGTCGCCGAAGATCACGCTCGACGTGAAGAATGCCGTGAAGGACGCCGTGAGCAATGCGATCGGTGAGAAACTGGGCCTGTCGGTCGGATCGTCCGAGGGCAAATCGGCCGACGAGATCCGCGCCGATGCGAAGGCCAAAGGCGATAAGCTCGTCGAGGAGGCCAGGGCGCAGCGCGACAAACTCGTCGGGAAGGCGTCGGGCAAACTGGCCAGGATCGCGGCGCAGGCCAGCGGCGACGCGCTGGTGTCGGCCGCTGAGAAGCAGGCGCAGAAACTCATGGAGCAGGCCGAGCAGCAGATCGCCGCGCAGCAACAGTAG